From the genome of Alcanivorax sp.:
GAAGGCCTGGTGGTTGCCATCGCCACCGAATCCCTGATCAAACTGCTGGCATTTGGCGCCGTGGCCTTGCTGGGCTTATACGGTGTTTTTGACGGTCCCGGCGACCTGGGCGCCTGGCTGGACGAGCACCCGGAAATGCTGGCCCGCCTGTACTATCCGCTACAGGATGGTACCTGGCACTCCATGATCATGGCCTTCTTTGTGTCGGCAGTGGTCCTGCCACATATGTTCTACATGGCCTTCACCGAAAACCTGAATCCCCGGGCACTGATCACCGCCAGCTGGGCGCTGCCGCTCATGTTCCTGGTCATGGCACTGTGCGTACCGGTGATCCTCTGGGCCGCCGCCGCCAGCAACGCCCCCACCCCGCCGGATTACTATGTGCTGGGCATCGGCATGGTCACCGGGGGCTCCGGAGCCGTACTGGGTTATCTGGCCGGTCTTGCCGGTGCCAGTGGCATGCTGATCGTGGCGACCCTGGCCCTGTCCGGCATGTGTCTGAATCACCTGGTTCTGCCGGCCAGCCCACTGCATCAGGGGCAGAATCTTTATCGCAACCTGCTCTGGACACGACGTACGCTCATCGCGGCCATTCTCGCACTGGCCTACCTGTTCTACCGTTTCACAGGGGCCGACCACACCCTGGTGGAACTGGGGGTACTCTCTTTTGTCGCCACCCTGCAATTTGTGCCCGGCCTGATTGGCGCCCTGTTCTGGCCTACCGGTAACCGCAACGGCCTGTTCGCAGGCCTGATTGTCGGCTTCCTGCTCTGGCTGTTGCTGCTGGTGCTGCCGATCACCTACCCCAGCCTGCAGATCCCGCAGCTCATGGAGCTGGTCGGTATGCGCTACCAGAACGGCGCCAATCAGTGGCACCATGTGGCCATCGCCTCGGTATCAACCAACGCGCTGCTGTTTGCCATCATCTCCATCGTGACCCCCATGTCCCGGTCAGAAAAGAACGCAGCCGAGGCCTGCGCCGTGGACAGCTTGCGCCGCCCCTACCGGTGGGAACTGGAAGCCAAGAGCGTGGACGATTTCATCGATGCCCTGAGTATGCCGCTGGGTCCCATCACGGCCACCCGGGAAGTGGAAATGGCGCTGCGCGACCTGCGACTGCCCCGTACCGAAACCCGCCCCTATGCCCTGCGGCGCCTGCGCGACCAGCTGGAAACCAATCTCTCCGGTCTGCTCGGCCCCTCGGTGTCACACCAGTTGATGGATGATCATCTACCCTACCTGCCCAAGGAAGAGCAAAGCACCAGCGAAGACATCCAGTTCATCGAGTCACGGCTGGAGCAATACCGGGACCGTCTTTCCGGTCTTGCGGCCGAACTGGACGGGCTACGGCGCTTCCACCGTCAAACCCTGCTGGAACTCCCCATGGGCGTGGTCTCGCTGGGCGCCGACGATGAAATCATCGGCTGGAACCAGGCCATGGAAACTCTCACCGACATCGCCGCTTCGGACACCATCGGTTCACGGCTGGTGGATCTTGATGCCCCCTGGGGCGAGTTCCTCTCCCGTTTCAGTCGAGACGCCAGCGCCCATCAGCCGCAACAATCTCTAGAAGTGGCCGGGCAGACACGTTGGCTGAGCCTGCACAAATCCTCCGTGATGGGCGTGGGCACCGCCGAGCAGGCAGGCGGCCAGGTACTGGTGATCGAAGACATCACTGAACTGCGTCATATGGAAGCACACCTGGCCCACAATGAACGGCTGGCATCCATCGGCCGGCTGGCCGCCGGCGTGGCACATGAAATCGGCAATCCGGTCACCGCCATTGCCTGCCTGGCGCAGAACCTGGAGAGCGACAGTGACGCCCGCGAGCAGATGGAATCCAGCCAGCAAATCCTGGAGCAGACCCGCCGCATCACCCGCATCG
Proteins encoded in this window:
- a CDS encoding sensor histidine kinase, whose protein sequence is MAYSVSELIAIAGGYLLFLFLVAWITERGWLPARLVRHPAVYVFSLGVYASAWAVYGAVGYAYQFGYNFLSYFLGISGVFLLAPILLAPILRLTATYQLSSLADLFAFRYRSRLAGALTTIIMLIGVLPLLALQLKAVGESIQILTGTDDPRSLAGGFCIMMVIFAILFGARHATAREKHEGLVVAIATESLIKLLAFGAVALLGLYGVFDGPGDLGAWLDEHPEMLARLYYPLQDGTWHSMIMAFFVSAVVLPHMFYMAFTENLNPRALITASWALPLMFLVMALCVPVILWAAAASNAPTPPDYYVLGIGMVTGGSGAVLGYLAGLAGASGMLIVATLALSGMCLNHLVLPASPLHQGQNLYRNLLWTRRTLIAAILALAYLFYRFTGADHTLVELGVLSFVATLQFVPGLIGALFWPTGNRNGLFAGLIVGFLLWLLLLVLPITYPSLQIPQLMELVGMRYQNGANQWHHVAIASVSTNALLFAIISIVTPMSRSEKNAAEACAVDSLRRPYRWELEAKSVDDFIDALSMPLGPITATREVEMALRDLRLPRTETRPYALRRLRDQLETNLSGLLGPSVSHQLMDDHLPYLPKEEQSTSEDIQFIESRLEQYRDRLSGLAAELDGLRRFHRQTLLELPMGVVSLGADDEIIGWNQAMETLTDIAASDTIGSRLVDLDAPWGEFLSRFSRDASAHQPQQSLEVAGQTRWLSLHKSSVMGVGTAEQAGGQVLVIEDITELRHMEAHLAHNERLASIGRLAAGVAHEIGNPVTAIACLAQNLESDSDAREQMESSQQILEQTRRITRIVESLVTFSHSGSVRQSEHVPVSVRDTVDEAISLLLLDPDHRQQQFENRCPADNWVQGDPQRLLQVFINLLGNAADACEPSQPITIQCEALEPWLEIQVEDQGHGIPADVRDALFEPFVTSKSPGRGTGLGLALVYSIIEEHFGSISVESPITENGGTRFIIRLPTHSMTT